The Synergistales bacterium DNA segment CTATTTCGAGAATGCCGTGGAGGTGCCCGGCAGAACCACGGAGGCCCTCGGCGCGGCGGCCCGGGACTACGGTGTCTTTCTGGTGATGGGCGTGACGGAGCGGGCCGGGGGGACGCTCTACTGTACGACGCTCTACTTCGGTCCCGACGGGAGCTTGCTGGGCACCCACCGGAAGCTCAAGCCCACGGGATCGGAGCGCATCGTCTGGGGCGAGGGCGACGGCAGTACGCTGACGGTGGTGGAGACCCCCTACGGCAGGCTCGGCGGCCTGACCTGCTGGGAGAACTACATGCCCCTGGCCAGGGCCGCCATCTACGGCAAGGGGGTGTCGCTCTACGTGGCGCCCACGGCGGACTCCCGGGAGAGCTGGCAGGCCACCATCCGGCATATCGCCATGGAGGGGCGCACCTTCGTCCTCTCCTGCAACCAGTTCGTCACCAGGTCCATGTACCCCGACGATCTGGAGTGCGCGGCGGAGCTGGAGACACAGCCGGAGGAGATCTGTCCCGGCGGGAGCGCCGTTCTGGATCCCCTGGGGGACACCCTCGCCGGCCCGGTCTACGGGAGGGAGGAGATCCTCTACGCCGATCTCGATCCCGGTCTCCTCGCCAGGAGCCGCTTTGACTTCGATGTGAACGGCCACTACGCCCGGCCCGATGTCTTCCGTCTCCATGTGGACCAGCGGCCCCG contains these protein-coding regions:
- a CDS encoding carbon-nitrogen hydrolase family protein, whose product is MGGTTEQVRAAVVQAAPVLFDREGTLRKALDLCGAAAQGAKIVVFPESYIPAYPRGLAFGTVIGSRSMPGRRDFGRYFENAVEVPGRTTEALGAAARDYGVFLVMGVTERAGGTLYCTTLYFGPDGSLLGTHRKLKPTGSERIVWGEGDGSTLTVVETPYGRLGGLTCWENYMPLARAAIYGKGVSLYVAPTADSRESWQATIRHIAMEGRTFVLSCNQFVTRSMYPDDLECAAELETQPEEICPGGSAVLDPLGDTLAGPVYGREEILYADLDPGLLARSRFDFDVNGHYARPDVFRLHVDQRPRSGVTYRGAEG